One genomic segment of Acidihalobacter prosperus includes these proteins:
- a CDS encoding glycosyltransferase family 39 protein codes for MSRRFLKLDAPQATALLLGLITLLHLAAGARVGLTGDAAHYALYGAKLAWSYFDHPPMIGWLQATVEPFSTANLALRLWPIALGTLSGAALYRLARRLYPERTPWLGFVAVAVMQSAVILSLMGISMLPDDPLLLFFLLAAGALHRTLIEDEPRAWLWVGLWFGLAGLSKYTAVALVFSAIWLMISERRWAHLRTRWPWLGILIALLAILPVLGWNAAHDWVSFRYQILHVSDPDRHWRLMHFVKSQLIQFFSYSPGIYLFGLIALVHALRRRDDPRNRLLLAMTVPVFVIIDGSSGTTVSLPHWTAVAWAVLSIGIAAWLLDHWRRRAVRIGAAASGVYSVLLIGVLLSELIHPWIPFKANAYPLADLYGWRRAATQAETLRAQMAATPGTRPMLYAGNWSYASHIAWYAYPQPVQITDRKMHQMTLWYGNAADGGRGILVVPQQFHGHVPAWTAKFARCAPAGDLPIPLEGKVATTYYFYRCEGYHG; via the coding sequence TTGTCCCGCCGATTCCTCAAGCTCGATGCTCCGCAGGCCACCGCGCTGCTGCTCGGCCTGATCACCCTGCTGCATCTGGCCGCCGGCGCCCGCGTGGGCCTCACCGGCGACGCCGCGCACTACGCCCTCTACGGCGCCAAGCTCGCCTGGAGCTACTTCGACCACCCGCCGATGATCGGCTGGCTGCAGGCTACCGTCGAACCCTTCTCGACGGCCAACCTGGCTCTGCGGCTGTGGCCGATCGCCCTCGGCACGCTCAGCGGCGCGGCGCTCTACCGCCTCGCCCGCCGTCTCTACCCCGAGCGCACGCCCTGGCTCGGCTTCGTCGCCGTGGCGGTGATGCAGTCGGCCGTGATCCTGTCGCTGATGGGCATCTCGATGCTGCCCGACGACCCGCTGCTGCTCTTCTTCCTGCTCGCCGCCGGCGCGCTTCATCGCACGCTGATCGAGGACGAGCCGCGTGCCTGGCTGTGGGTCGGCCTGTGGTTCGGGCTCGCCGGGCTTTCCAAATACACCGCCGTCGCGCTGGTGTTCAGCGCGATCTGGCTGATGATCTCCGAACGCCGCTGGGCGCATCTGCGCACGCGCTGGCCCTGGCTCGGCATCCTGATCGCCCTGCTCGCGATCCTGCCGGTGCTGGGCTGGAACGCCGCGCACGACTGGGTATCCTTCCGCTACCAGATCCTGCATGTCAGCGACCCCGACCGGCACTGGCGGCTGATGCACTTCGTCAAGTCCCAGCTGATCCAGTTCTTTTCCTACTCCCCCGGGATTTACCTCTTCGGCCTGATCGCCCTGGTGCACGCGTTACGCCGCCGCGACGACCCGCGCAACCGCCTGCTGCTGGCGATGACCGTACCGGTGTTCGTCATCATCGACGGCTCTTCCGGCACCACGGTCTCGCTGCCGCACTGGACCGCCGTGGCCTGGGCGGTGCTCAGCATCGGCATCGCCGCCTGGCTGCTCGACCACTGGCGACGGCGCGCGGTACGTATCGGCGCCGCCGCCTCGGGCGTCTATTCCGTGCTGCTGATCGGCGTGCTGCTGAGCGAGCTGATCCATCCCTGGATACCGTTCAAGGCCAACGCCTACCCCTTGGCCGACCTCTACGGCTGGCGCCGCGCCGCCACGCAGGCCGAGACGCTGCGTGCGCAGATGGCCGCGACGCCCGGCACGCGCCCCATGCTCTACGCGGGCAACTGGTCCTACGCCAGCCACATCGCCTGGTACGCCTATCCGCAGCCGGTGCAGATCACCGACCGCAAGATGCACCAGATGACCCTGTGGTACGGCAACGCCGCCGACGGCGGGCGCGGCATCCTGGTGGTGCCGCAGCAGTTCCACGGCCATGTCCCCGCCTGGACCGCCAAGTTCGCCCGCTGCGCGCCGGCCGGCGACCTGCCGATCCCGCTGGAGGGCAAGGTGGCGACGACCTACTACTTCTATCGCTGCGAGGGCTACCATGGCTGA